The Synechococcus sp. CC9605 sequence CCGTGAAGATGTCGAGAAAACCGATCAGCTGTCCGCCTTGATCGATGAACTGCTTGAACGCTTCACGATCGATTCCGGGCATCGGGATGTAGATCCCAAGGCGCACCAACAACAGCAGGCCGAGCGTGGTGAGCACACGACTGCGGAGCCCAGGGTTGGTGATCAGCTGGCCGATCACTTCGGAGGCGTTGGGGTTGCGACCCCGACTGACGAGCATGTCCGGAAGAAAGTGAAGTTGGGCGAAAAGCCAAGAAGCCGCCCGTGGATCGAAATCCAGCGGACGGCTCAGACCCTAGGGCTGACTTGGGGGCGAGCCCTTTATTAGTGGAGAATGTCGCAGGTGCCGCCTGCGGCTTCGATCTTGGTGAGGGCGGAGGATGTGAACGCCGCGGCTTGAACGGTCAGCTTTTTGGCTGTTAGTTCACCGTTGCCGAGCATCTTCAGCGGATGCTTGGGGCTGGTCACGATGCCGTCCTTGACCAGGGAATCCAAATTGACGGTGCTGCCGTCCTTCAAGTCGTTCAACGCCGAGACGTTGAGCACGGTGAAGTGCTTTGGATTCACCAGAGGGAAGTGCTTCAGCTTCGGCACCCGGCGGTACAGAGGCATTTGGCCACCCTCGAAGCCAGGGCGCGTGGGGCGACCCGAGCGGGATTTCTGGCCGCGCATACCGAAGCCGCAGCTGGCACCCTGACCGGCGGCGATGCCGCGGCCTTTGCGCAATTTGCGGCGACGAGCGCCCTTGTTGGATTTGAGGGAATCGAGTCGGAGAGTCATCGCGAATCAGGAGTAGATCTGTTCGAGGGAGATTCCCCGTTCTTTGGCCGTCTCCTTGTGGGTGCGGAGAAGCGACAGAGCCACCATGGCAGCCCGTGCATTGTTCAGGGGGGTCTTGCTGCCCAGGCGCTTGGCCAGGACATTCTTGATGCCGGCGAGTTCGAGCACTGTGCGGATGGAGCCGCCAGCGATCACACCGGTACCAGGGGCTGCAGGGCGGATGAGCACGCTGGCAGCACCATCACGACCATTGGAGAGGGTCGGGATGGAGTTGTGGCGGGTCAACGGCACTTTGACGAGGTGCTTCTTGCCATCGGCAACACCCTTGCGGACGGCACCGATCACATCACCGGCTTTGCCGACACCAACGCCGACCTGACCTTTCTCGTTGCCGACGACGACGATGGCTCGGAAGCTCATCTTCTTACCGCCTTTGACGGTCTTGGAGACGCGGCGGATCTGAACCACGCGCTCCTGCCATTCGGAATCGCGCTCCTGGCCGCGACGACCACCACGTCGGTCGCCACGACGACCGTCACGGTCGCCACGGCCGCGGCGCTGTTCCTGTTGCTGCTGCCCTTCGGCTGCGGCTGGAACGTCGGCTGCGCCCGGCACGGCGTTGGGATTGGATTGGGGGGAGGAATCTGTCATGGGTTGAGCAGGAATCAGAACTGAAGGCCCGCTTCCCGGGCAGCATCGGCGAGGGCTTTAATCCGGCCGTGGTACAGATTTCCGCCGCGGTCGAACACCACTTGCTGGATGCCTTTGGCCATGGCGCGCTTGGCAACCAGTTCGCCAACGGCGACAGAGGCGTCGCAGCTGCCAGCCGGAGCCTTGAGGCCGGTGCGCAGCTCCTTATCAACAGTGGAGGCTGAGCAGAGTGTGCTCTGGGCCGCGTCGTCGATGACCTGGGCGTAGATGTGGTTGTTGGAGCGGAACACGGCCAGCCGCGGACGGTCTGAGGTTCCGGTGATGTGACGACGCAGTCGCCGGTGGCGTTTCTGCGTCTGCTGTTTGCGGGAAATTTGGGACATGGTGGGTGAAGGGAAGGAACGTCAGGACAAGGCTTATTTCTTGCCGGACTTGCCTGCCTTGCGCAGGATGCGCTCGCCCTCGTACTTGATGCCCTTGCCTTTGTAGGGCTCGGGGGGACGGATGGCGCGGACCTTGGCGGCTTCGTTGCCCACCAGCTCCTTGTCGATACCGGAGACGATCACCCTGGTGTTGTTCTCCACCTTGAAGGTGATGCCCTCGGGGGCTTCCATCTCGACGGGGTGGCTGTAGCCAGCACTCACCACGAGAGTTTTGCCTTTGACCTGGGCACGGGAGCCCACACCAACGATCTCCAGGGCCTTGCTGTAGCCGTTGCTGACACCCTCAATCATGTTGGCGACAAGGGTACGGCTCAGGCCGTGGCGCTCACGGGAGATGCGCTTGGTGCTCGTGGGGGAGACCACGATGGTGTTGTTGTCCTGGCTGACGCTGACGCTGACGCCTTCAGGAAGGGTGCGCTCCAGTTCGCCTTTGGGTCCTTTCACCTTGACGGTGAGACCGTCGAGGGAAACCGTGACCTTTTCAGGGACGGGGACAGGGTTTTTGCCGATTCGTGACATGGTTCAGCTCCGGATCAGTAGACGTAACAGAGCACTTCGCCACCGACGCCCTCACGACGGGCATCGCGGTCGCTCATCACACCCTTGGAGGTGGAGATGATCGCCACGCCCAGTCCGCCGAGGACTTTGGGCAGGCCGCGAGTGTTCTTGTAGATGCGGAGACCGGGCTTGCTGACCCGCTGCATGGAGCGGATGGTGGGCAGCCTGTGCTTGCCGCTGTACTTGAGGGCGAGCACCAGTTCGGTGCGAATGCCTTCACCCTGCTCGCTGATCTCGGAGATGAAGCCCTCCTGCTGCAGCACCTTGGCGATGCTGCGGGTCATCCGCGAAGCGGGGATCTTGGTGGTTTCGTGACGTTTCTCACTCGCATTGCGAATGCGGGTGAGCATGTCGGAAATGGGGTCGTGGTTGGCCATAGGTGTCGACGGGGAGGGCTCAGTTGCTCTGGAACGGCATTCCCATCTCGCGGAGGAGGGCCCGGCCCTCTTCGTCCGAACGGGCAGTGGTCACGATGGTGATGTCCATGCCCCGGATCGCATCGATCTTGTCGAAGGAGATCTCAGGGAAAATGATCTGTTCGCGCACCCCAAGGGTGTAATTGCCGCGGCCATCGAAACTCTTGGGGCTGACCCCGCGGAAGTCGCGGATGCGGGGTAGCGCCAGGTTGATCAGGCGCTCCAGGAAGGCATACATCCGATCACCACGGAGGGTGACCGCACAGCCGATCGGCATGCCCTGCCGAATCTTGAAGCCGGCGATGGCTTTTTTGGCGCGGGTCACAACGACCTTCTGGCCGGTGATCTGCGCCAGCTCATTCACCGAAGCCTCGAGGGACTTGGCATTGGCGGCGGCTTCGCCGAGACCCCGGTTGACGGTGACTTTCAACACCTTGGGGACTTCGTGGATGTTGGTGAGGGAGAGATCCTTCTGCAGCTTGGGCTGGATGGTCTCCCGATAGCGCTTCTTGAGTGACATAACGGGTTGGGGTGCTTCTGGGCGTGGTCAGAAGTCGGGATCAGTCGAGGACTTCACCGGTTTTCTTCAGCCGGCGCTTCTTGGTGCCGTCCTTCTCGACGACGATTTCAACGCGGCTTGCCACCTTTTTGTCGGTGGAGTACAGCATCACGTTGGAGGCATGCAGGGACGCTTCCTCCGTCACGATGCGACCTGTCTCGCCCTCCTGGGTGGGCTTTTCGTGGCGGGTGCGCATGTTCACGCCCTCTACGACGACACGATTCTCGTTGGGCAGGGTGCGCAGGACGGCACCGGTTTTGCCCTTGTCCTTGCCGGCGATCACCTGAACGGTGTCGCCCTTGCGGATGCGCATCTTGATGCGCTCGGTGGCCTTAGCCTTGGTGGTTGCAGTCGCCATGGTCAGATCACCTCCGGAGCGAGGGACACGATTTTGGTGAAGCTGCGCTCACGCAGCTCACGGGCCACCGGTCCGAAGACGCGGGTGCCTTTCGGGTTTTTGTCGTCATTGATGATGACGGCGGCGTTGTCGTCGAAACGGATCGAGTTTCCGGTTTCACGACGCATGGTGGCTTTGGTGCGGACCACAACGGCCTTCACCACGTCGGACTTTTTGACGCCCATGTTGGGGGCGGCATCCTTCACGGCGGCAACGATCACGTCGCCCACGTGGGCATAGCGACGGTTGGTGCCGAGGACGCGAATGCACTGGATGCGCTTGGCGCCGCTGTTGTCGGCAACGGTGAGATAAGACTCCTGCTGGATCACTGCTTCACCTCCTGAGCTTCAGCCTTGTTGGCTTCCTCAGCTGCGGCTTTCGGGCTGTGGCTGAGAACCTCGGCGATGGCCCACCGCTTTTGGCGGCTCATCGGACGGGTTTCAGTGATGCGAACGCGGTCACCGACGCGACAGGTGTTGTCTTCGTCGTGAGCCTTGTAACGGGTGGTACGGCTGACCGTCTTTTGATAGATGGGGTGTGGGAAGCGGCTTTCCACCGCGACCACCACCGTTTTTTCCATCTTGTCGCTGACGACGGTGCCGATCCTTTCCTTGACTGCCATGGTTACGGAGTGGGGGATCAGGAGGCGGTGGAGCGCTGGCGCTCCGACTGCACCGTCATCAGCTGGGCCAGCTTGATGCGGGCCTCTTTGAAACGGTGCGTGTTAGCGAGCTGGCGCGTGGCCTGCTGGAAACGGAGTTGGAACAGTTCGCGGCGAAGGCCGTCGATCTGTTCGTTGATGTCCGAATCGGACAGGCTGCGCACATCGGCGGCGTTGGGACGGGCCATGGTCAGGACTCCACGGTGATGGCTTCAGAAGCTGCCGGAGCCTTGGCACCAGCTGACTTCTCCTGCTCATCCAGTTGGATGAACTTGGTCTTCACGGGAAGCTTGTACTGCGCGAGGCGCATGGCTTCCTTGGCGATTTCGGGGGTGATTTCGTCACCGCCCATCTCGAACAAGATCCGGCCGGGCTTGATCACCGCCACCCAGAATTCTGGGTTGCCCTTACCGGAACCCATCCGGGTTTCGGCAGCACGCATGGTGACCGGCTTGTCGGGGAAGATCCGGATCCAGATTTTTCCGCCACGCTTGACGTAGCGGGTCATGGCACGACGGCTGGCCTCGATCTGGCGCGAGGTGATCCAGCCACATTCCTGTGCCTGCAGCGCGAATTGTCCGAAGGCAATGGTGTTGCCCCGGGTGGCGACGCCGCGCATGCGGCCTCGCTGCTGCTTACGGAATTTGACGCGTTTTGGACTCAGCATGGTTCAGGCCTCCTGTTCAACCCTCGTTTGAGCGGTCTTCGAACTGTTGGGGCCGACGGCTGGCCCGGCGCCGGGGGGCTGCACCCACCGGCATGGGCTGAGCCTGTTCGCTCAGCACTTCGCCCTTGAATACCCAAACCTTGATGCCGAGCACGCCGTAGGTCGTGCTGGCCACCTTGGTGGCGTAGTCGATGTCGGCACGCAGGGTGTGCAGGGGCACCCGACCCTCGCGGGTCCATTCCGTCCGGGCGATCTCAGCACCGTTCAGGCGACCGGACACCTGGATCTTCAGACCCAGAACGCCGGCACGCTGAGCGCGCTGCACAGCCATGCGGATGGTGCGGCGGAAGGCCACACGCTTCTCCAGCTGCTGGGCGATGTACTCGGCAAGGAGGAAGGCATCGCCGTCGACGCGTTCGACCTCGACAACATTGATCCGTACCTGACGACTGGAGTCGCCGATGGTCTTCTGAATGCCGGAGCGAAGCTCTTCGATGCCGCTGCCTTGACGGCCGACCAGCACGCCGGGGCGTGCGGTCTTGAGTTCAACTTCCAGTTGATCGGCCTTGCGGGCGATCAGCACATCACTGATGCCGGCGGAGCCGTACTTCTTGTGGATGAACTTGCGAATCCGGTCGTCCTCCTGGAGGAGGGCCGGATAGTTCTTGCTGGAGGCGTACCAGCGTGACCGGTGTTCCTGGGTGATCCCCAGGCGCAGACCGGTTGGGTTGATTTTGTGTCCCATTGGGTCAGAGTCCTCGGGGGTCAGGAATCGGTCTGAGCCGCCACAGCAATGCTGATGTGGCAGGTCTGTTTCTTGATCTGGTAAGCCCGGCCCTGGGCGCGGGGGCGATAGCGCTTCATGGAGGGGCCCATGTCAGCGGTCGCGCTCGAGATCACCAGAGATGAGGGATCGAGACCGAGGTTGTGCTCAGCGTTGGCCACCGCAGACCGGAGCACCTTGGTGATCGGGCCGGTGGAGCGGTAGGGCATGAACTCGAGCATGATCAGCGCGTCGCGATAAGTGCGGCCACGGATTTGGTCGAGCACACGGCGCACCTTCGACACGGAGCCTCGGATGAAGCGACCGTGAGCCTGGGCGGTGGGTGCCGTTGGTGTTGACGATGTCATGGATTAGCGGCCTCCTTTCTTGTCTCTGATGTGGCCCTTGAATGTGCGGGTGGGAGCGAACTCTCCCAGCTTGTGGCCCACCATCTGCTCGGTGATGAACACCGGCACATGGGTGCGGCCGTTGTGAACCGCGATCGTGTGGCCGATCATCATCGGCAGGATCGTGGAGGCCCGTGACCAGGTCTTGATCACAGACTTGTCGTCGTTGTCGTTCTGCTTTTCAACCTTGCGAAGCAGGCTGTCGGCAATAAACGGACCTTTTTTGAGTGAACGTCCCATAACGGTTTAAGCAAGCGGATAAGTGATGGTTTGCATCAGGAATCGCGTCCGCCACGGCTCCGCTTGGAGGTCTTGCGACGCTTCCGGAGCACGTATTGGTTGCTGGGTTTGTTCCGCTTGCGGGTCTTGAGACCGAGGGCGGGTTTGCCCCAGGGGGTCACCGGGCCGGAACGGCCGATCGGTGCACGACCCTCACCACCACCGTGGGGGTGATCGCAAGGGTTCATCACACTGCCTCGAACCTGAGGACGACGTCCGAGCCAGCGGCGACGACCGGCCTTACCCAGGCTGGTGTTGCGCATCTCGGAGTTACCGACCTCGCCGAGGGTGGCGTAGCACTCGCGGCGAACCAGGCGAACCTCGGTGGAGGGCAGCTTCAGAGCGACGTAGTCGCCTTCTTTCGCCATCACCTGGGCACTGGCACCGGCGGTACGGACCATTTGGCCACCACGACCGGCGTAGAGCTCAACGCAGTGAACCGCCGAACCGAGGGGCACCGAGGACAACGGCATGGCGTTGCCGTTTTCGATCGGGGCATCAGGGCCGGAGACCACGGTCTGACCCACCTGAACTCCTGCGGGAGCCAGGATGTAGCGCTTCTCGCCATCGGCGTAGAAGAGCAGTGCCAGACGCGCGTTGCGGTGCGGGTCGTAGTGGATTGCGGCCACCTTGGCGGGGACACCGTGCTTGTTGCGACGGAAATCCACCACGCGATAAAGGCGCTTGTGGCCACCACCACGGTGGCGGCAGGTGATCACACCGCGGTTGTTGCGGCCCTTGCGGCGGTGTTTGGCCACCACCAGGGTCCGCTCTGGTTTGCGGCTGGTGATCTCACTGAAATCAGTGACCACCCGGGTGCGGGTACCGGGGGTGTAGGGGCGGAAATTACGGATTGCCATGACGATTCAGACCCCTCAGGACTCAGGGAAGAGTTGGATCGAGTTGCCCTCCGCCAGGCGCACCACGGCTTTCTTCACCTGGGCACGTTTGCCGGCGAAGCGACCCATGCGACGGGAGCGTCGCGGGGGATTCATGGTGCTGATGCCGGTGACCTTCACATCGAAGAGCTGCTCAATGGCGGCCTTGATGTCGGGCTTCGCGGCGCGGTGGTCCACCTCGAAGGTGTACTGGTTGATTTCGAGGGCGCGGGTGGCCTTCTCGGTGATCAGGGGACGTCGGATCACATCCGCCAGGCGTCCTTGGAAACGTTCAGTCATCGCCGTAGACCTCCTGGATGGTTGCGAGAGCTTCCTCGCCCAGCACCAGAGCATTGGCGTGGAGCAGGTCGAAGACGTTCAGCTGATCTGCGGAGATCAACTTGACTTTCTCCAGGTTGCGCACGGAACGGCGAACAACATCGGAGGGGTTCGTCAGAACGATGAGCACCTTGGAGCCGGCAGCAACACCGAGGCGTCCCAGAGCATCCGTGATCTCACGGGTCTTGGGGGCCTCCAGCGAAGCACCGAAGTCCTGCACGACGGTGACGTCGTCGATGCGGGCCATCAACGCAGTGCGCAGGGCCAGACGACGCTCCTTGCGGTTCATCGCAAGGTTGTACGTGCGGGGCTTGGGTCCAAAGATGATGCCGCCGCCAGGTTTCAGGGGAGTCCGGATGGATCCCTGACGGGCCCGACCCGTTCCTTTCTGCTTGTAGGGCTTGCGACCACCACCGCGCACTTCCGAGCGGGTGAGGGTGCTGGCGGTTCCTTGGCGTGCATGGGCCTGCTGACGCAGAACAGCCCGATGCATGAGATCAACGGCGGTGGTCTCTTTGGCCACCTTCAGGTCCAGGGTTGCCTTGCCGGCTTCCTTGCCCTGCCAATCACGAACGACACAACTGGCCATCACTTACCTCCGTTGGCGGGCTTGGCGCCCACGCGCAAGGCCGGGCGGATGTTGAGCAGCGCACCAGGCTTGCCGGGCACGGATCCCTTCACCACCAGCAGGTTGTGCTCGCTGTCCACCTTGAGGATGGTTAGGCCGCGGGTGGTGATTTTCTTGCCGCCGTAGCGACCGGCCATCCGCTTTCCGGGATAGATGCGGCCCGGGGTGGTACCGGCACCGGTCGAACCGGGCTCGCGGTGGTTCTTCGAACCGTGGGTCATTGGACCCCGGCTGAAGCCGTGGCGCTTCTGGTAGCCAGCGAAGCCGCGGCCAACGGTGTCACCGCTGACGTCCACCTTCTGGCCGGCTTCGAAATCGCCGACGGTGATGGCGCCACCGAGTTCGAGACCTTCAACGCTGTCGACGCGGTATTCGCGCAGATGACGCAGAAGACCCTCACCGGATTTGTTGAGGTGACCCTGGGCGGGCTTGTTGATCAGCTTCTCGCGGGTTTCGCCAAAGCCGATCTGCACTGCGGAATAACCGTCAGTGTCGTCGTTTTTGAGTTGGGTGATGCGGCAGGGGCCGGCTTCGATCAAGGTGACCGGAACAGCTCTGCCCTGCTCGTCGAAGAACTGGGACATACCCAGCTTCTTCCCGAGGATGCCGATGGACATGGATGGGGAGGAAGCGCCAGCGTGGACAACCACCAGGCGGAGAACCGCATGGGGTCAGGTGCTGATCGATTGGACGCAGACGTGTTTCGAAGCGGAACTCCCGAAGGAGTTGATTCGAATGGGCTAGCGAACGATTCAGCGAGGCTGGGACTTGCATCTGCACGATGTGCTGTTGCAGTTTCCCGACGGAAATCTCCGAAGAAAGCTTCCGTACTGGCCTGGGGATTCGACGCAATCGTCGAATCTGTTCTGCCGACTGGAGGCCCGGCTAGCGGACGGGCACAGAAACACAGAACAAACAACGAACTTACAACACCGACCTTCCCTCTCCCCTGATCCCTCTGCCTGCTGCCAGAATCCCCTTCAATCCCTGTAGCTGCCATGCCTCTGCTTCTCACCGGTCAGGCATTTCGCCGTGATCTCGAAGCCAATGGCTGCCTGGCGGTGCAGGCTCCGCTCGAAGGCGGTGCAGAAACCCGTCTATTAAGACGTCTGCGCGGCGCCGGATACAGCACTCGCATGACATCGGCCCGTGGTCTTGGTGATCCGGAGGTGTTTCTCACCCAGAAGCACGGCATTCGTCCGCCCCATCTCGGCCATCAAAGTGTTGGTCGTGGTGCTGCTGTGGGAGAAGTGCAGGAGGTGGCTCCCCAGCTCGGCGACTTGTTTGAAAGTGATGCTCCTGTGGCTCTCTGGCTGCTGGAAGGCCAGGTGCTCTCGCGCTCCGAACTTCTCTCGCTCTGCGATCTGTGCAAGCGCGAACCGCGTTTACGCATCATCGTGGAGATGGGTGGTGCTCGCAGCCTGAAGTGGGAACCGATGACCACATATCTGAAGGCCTGACGCCTGACGACGCCCTCGCTCAGGGCCTCTGGGTCAAGCTGATCTGTGGGGCAAGCAACCAGGATCTGCCTGCCATTGCCGACCTGACCGCAGTCTTTGCGGCTGTTGGCGTTCATTGCGTTGACGTGGCTGCCGATCCAGCGGTCGCTCTTGCAGCCCGTCGCGGCCTGGACTGGGCTGAGGCGCAAACAGGGCGTCGCCCCTGGCTGATGGTGAGCCTCAGCGATGGCACCGATGCTCACTTCCGCAAGGCTTGGTTCGATCCTGGTCGCTGCCCTGTGGACTGTCCGCGGCCATGCGAAAGGATTTGTCCGGCGGCAGCGATTCCGCCCGGTGCTGGCATCGACCAGCAGCGTTGCTATGGCTGCGGCCGCTGCCTGCCGGCTTGCCCCCATGGGTTGATCGAGGAGCGCGACCACCGCTTGGCGCCCGAGCAGGTGATCTCCCTGCTCCAATCGATTCAGCCCGATGCTCTGGAGATTCACACCGCATCTGGGCATGACGAGGGCTTCGCAACGCTGATCCAAAGCCTTCAGCAGCACAAGGTTCCCTTGCGGCGCTTGGCTGTGAGCTCCGGCTTGGAGGGCCACGGCGTGAAGGCCGATCAGTTGGCTGATTTGCTTTGGCGTCGCTACTCCCGCCTGCGGCAAGCCGGTTACAGACCCCTCTGGCAGCTGGATGGGCGTCCGATGAGCGGCGATGTGGGGGCTGGCACCGCGCGGGCAGCAGTTCAGCTCTGGCGTGCCATGCGGAGTCTGGCCCCGCCGGGCCCGTTGCAGCTGGCCGGTGGTACCAACGCCGCAACGCTGGAGTTCTTGCGTCCCACGGAACGGCCGGCTGGCATCGCCTTTGGTGGTGTGGCCCGTCGCTTGCTGATGCCTGTGCTGGATGAGGCGCAAACCCGTCGGCTCGCCCTGTGGCAATGGCCCGAGGGTTGGGAGCGTGCCCTCTCCCTCGCGCGTCCATTGGTGGCGCCATGGCTGCAGCGCTCTTGCTAGAAGGCTGAAACGCGCAGATCCCATGGGCACGCAACGGGTCACCGACGATCTGGATCGCCTCCTCGAGCTCCTGCCGGAGGCCGTGCGGGAGCAGTTGCGGCCGGTGGAGGCGCGGCAGCAGTTGCTTGAGGTGGTGCTCGATCTCGGTCGGGTTCCGGAAGCGCGTTATCCAGGCCGTGCCCTGGCGCTGGGCTCCACGCCCCTGTCCCGCGAGGATCTCGCGGTCGTGGTGGCCAGGCTTGGTCAGTTCGGTGGCGATAACCGTGCGGGAATCGAACGAACGCTTCACCGGATCAGCGCGATCCGCAACCGTCAGGGCGACGTGGTCGGTCTGACCTGCCGGGTGGGCCGAGCCGTGTTCGGCACCGTTGCCATGGTGCGGGACCTTCTGGATGGAGGGCAGTCCCTGCTGTTGATGGGGCGCCCGGGTGTGGGCAAGACAACGGCGTTGCGCGAGATCGCTCGGGTGCTTGCGGATGAGCTGGAGCGGCGCGTGGTTGTGATCGACACGAGCAATGAGATCGCCGGTGATGGCGACATTCCGCACCCCGCGATCGGTCGGGCCCGCCGCATGCAGGTGGCCAGGCCTGAGCTGCAGCACCAAACCATGATCGAGGCGGTGGAAAACCACATGCCCGAAGTCATCGTGATCGATGAGATCGGCACGGAGCTGGAGGCGCAGGCCGCGCGCACCATCGCTGAACGTGGCGTGGTGCTGGTCGCCACAGCCCACGGCAATGCTTTGGCCAACCTGATCAAGAACCCCACCCTCAGCGATCTGGTGGGGGGAATACAGGCGGTCACCCTCGGGGATGAGGAGGCCCGGAGGCGGCGCAGTCAAAAAACGGTGTTGGAGCGCGCCGCCGAACCGACGTTTCCGGTGGCGGTTGAAATGCACAGCCGTCAGCGATGGGCCGTGCACACCGACGTTGCCGCCACCGTGGATCAATTGCTCCGGGGCCTGAAGCCAAGGGTTCAGGAGCGCGAGCTGACGCCTGAAGGGGGCGTTCAGCTGGTGGACCCGCCGCAATCTTCGGGTCTGCTGCGGCCTCCGTCCCAGCGGTCGTTCGCGGATCAGCCGGTCTCTGTTCCCGTGCCCATGCCTGCGGCCAGTGACCGAGAGGTCAGTGCAGCAGAGAAACCAGCTTCGCCGGAGACCAGCGCCGAGCATCTGCAGGTTCTCTGTTGCGGGGTTCCTCCCCGTGTGGTGGAGGAGGCCATCCGGTCCCACGGCTGGAAGGCGCGGGTTGTGGAGGACTTGAGTGAGGCCGATGTGGTGTTGAGCGTTCGGCTGGGTCTCAGTCGTCAACCATCACTGCGCCGTCAGGTCAGGGATCTGGGGATCCCGATCCTGGTGATCAAGTCCGACACTCTGCCCCAGGTGACCCGTGCCATGGCCCGTCTTCTGCGCCGTCAGGCCACCGAAACAGCCCCAGAGGTCACCCCGCCGGATCAGGCGTCTCAGGACGATGAATTGGCTGCTCTCGAAGAATGCCGTCTTGCGGTGGAACAGGTGGTGATGCCGCAAGGCCGGCCGGTGGAGTTGCTGCCTCGCAGCGAGCGTGTTCTCCGGATGCAGGCCGACCTCGTGCGCCGTTACCGACTGCGCAGCGATGTTTTCGGTGAGGCTGAAATGTCAAGGCTGAGGGTTTTCCCCCGCTGATCGGCCGTCGGTTGATTCGCCCGGTGGATTGACGAAGGGTTGGCTGCTGTGGGTAACTATGGGTACTCCGGTGATCCGCAGGTTGCGGTTCAAACGGATCAATGGGCCGTCGCCAAGTGGTAAGGCAGCGGGTTTTGGTCCCGCCATTCCTAGGTTCGAATCCTAGCGGCCCAGTTTTTGTCCATGAATGATCGCCCTCTGCTGGTCTTCGATTTCGACGGAGTCATCGTCGATGGCATGGCGGAGTACTGGTGGAGTGCTTGGCATGCCTGCCTTCGTCTTGAGGCTGCCCCCGAGGGCTTGACGCCCGATCAGGTGCCAGACGCCTTCCGTCAGCTGCGGCCGTGGGTGCATCAAGGTTGGGAGATGGTGCTGCTGGCCGCTGAGCTGCCCGTGCTGAACCTTCCGGTTTGGCTGCAGTCCTATGGGGAGGCGCAGGCCTCGGCACTGCAACGGCGTGGATGGCAGCCGGAGCAGCTGCAGACAGCACTTGATGCCTCCAGAGATCAAGCCGTTCGGCAGAACCGTTCCGCCTGGTTGGCCCTGCACCGACCTTTCCCCGGCCTGGTGGAGCGGCTGCAGCAGTTGGAGGCTGAGGGGGTGGACTGGTCTGTTTTGACCACCAAAACCCAGGCCTTCACTGCCGAGCTGCTGAACGGCCTTGGCCTGAATCCTTGGCGCCTGGATGGTCGGGAGGCTGGCGCCAAACCTCAGGTTCTGCTCCAGCTTCAGCAGCAGCGAAGGCTGAGTGGCTTCGTGGAAGACCGCCGGGCGACCCTGGAGGCGGTCCGCTTAACGCCAGGGTTGGAACAGCTGCCCTGTTTTCTGGTGAGTTGGGGCTATCTTCGCCCGCAGGATCAGAGCGGTCTTCCGCCTGGAATTGCGTTGCTCCATCCGGATCGCTTTCGGGCCCCCCTGGCGCAATGGCCCTGATTCGTTACGGTACGCTTGTACTACTTGAGACGATTCGGCGCTTCTGTGGCATTGGATCTCTCGTTCCTTAGTTTCAGGTCCTTCTCATGCCTGCAGATATGAAATCCGGCGCTTCCGATCCCCGTCCCTCCGGAGAGAGGGACAAGGCGCTGAATCTGGTTTTGGGTCAGATCGAACGCAACTTCGGCAAGGGATCGATCATGCGGCTGGGCGATGCCTCCCGCATGCGGGTGGAGACGATTTCCACCGGTGCGCTGACCCTTGACCTCGCGTTGGGTGGTGGTTATCCGAAGGGTCGCGTGGTGGAGATCTACGGCC is a genomic window containing:
- the rplO gene encoding 50S ribosomal protein L15; this encodes MTLRLDSLKSNKGARRRKLRKGRGIAAGQGASCGFGMRGQKSRSGRPTRPGFEGGQMPLYRRVPKLKHFPLVNPKHFTVLNVSALNDLKDGSTVNLDSLVKDGIVTSPKHPLKMLGNGELTAKKLTVQAAAFTSSALTKIEAAGGTCDILH
- the rpsE gene encoding 30S ribosomal protein S5 is translated as MTDSSPQSNPNAVPGAADVPAAAEGQQQQEQRRGRGDRDGRRGDRRGGRRGQERDSEWQERVVQIRRVSKTVKGGKKMSFRAIVVVGNEKGQVGVGVGKAGDVIGAVRKGVADGKKHLVKVPLTRHNSIPTLSNGRDGAASVLIRPAAPGTGVIAGGSIRTVLELAGIKNVLAKRLGSKTPLNNARAAMVALSLLRTHKETAKERGISLEQIYS
- the rplR gene encoding 50S ribosomal protein L18, producing the protein MSQISRKQQTQKRHRRLRRHITGTSDRPRLAVFRSNNHIYAQVIDDAAQSTLCSASTVDKELRTGLKAPAGSCDASVAVGELVAKRAMAKGIQQVVFDRGGNLYHGRIKALADAAREAGLQF
- the rplF gene encoding 50S ribosomal protein L6; this translates as MSRIGKNPVPVPEKVTVSLDGLTVKVKGPKGELERTLPEGVSVSVSQDNNTIVVSPTSTKRISRERHGLSRTLVANMIEGVSNGYSKALEIVGVGSRAQVKGKTLVVSAGYSHPVEMEAPEGITFKVENNTRVIVSGIDKELVGNEAAKVRAIRPPEPYKGKGIKYEGERILRKAGKSGKK
- the rpsH gene encoding 30S ribosomal protein S8, whose amino-acid sequence is MANHDPISDMLTRIRNASEKRHETTKIPASRMTRSIAKVLQQEGFISEISEQGEGIRTELVLALKYSGKHRLPTIRSMQRVSKPGLRIYKNTRGLPKVLGGLGVAIISTSKGVMSDRDARREGVGGEVLCYVY
- the rplE gene encoding 50S ribosomal protein L5; the encoded protein is MSLKKRYRETIQPKLQKDLSLTNIHEVPKVLKVTVNRGLGEAAANAKSLEASVNELAQITGQKVVVTRAKKAIAGFKIRQGMPIGCAVTLRGDRMYAFLERLINLALPRIRDFRGVSPKSFDGRGNYTLGVREQIIFPEISFDKIDAIRGMDITIVTTARSDEEGRALLREMGMPFQSN
- the rplX gene encoding 50S ribosomal protein L24, whose product is MATATTKAKATERIKMRIRKGDTVQVIAGKDKGKTGAVLRTLPNENRVVVEGVNMRTRHEKPTQEGETGRIVTEEASLHASNVMLYSTDKKVASRVEIVVEKDGTKKRRLKKTGEVLD
- the rplN gene encoding 50S ribosomal protein L14; this encodes MIQQESYLTVADNSGAKRIQCIRVLGTNRRYAHVGDVIVAAVKDAAPNMGVKKSDVVKAVVVRTKATMRRETGNSIRFDDNAAVIINDDKNPKGTRVFGPVARELRERSFTKIVSLAPEVI
- the rpsQ gene encoding 30S ribosomal protein S17 is translated as MAVKERIGTVVSDKMEKTVVVAVESRFPHPIYQKTVSRTTRYKAHDEDNTCRVGDRVRITETRPMSRQKRWAIAEVLSHSPKAAAEEANKAEAQEVKQ
- the rpmC gene encoding 50S ribosomal protein L29 gives rise to the protein MARPNAADVRSLSDSDINEQIDGLRRELFQLRFQQATRQLANTHRFKEARIKLAQLMTVQSERQRSTAS
- the rplP gene encoding 50S ribosomal protein L16; this encodes MLSPKRVKFRKQQRGRMRGVATRGNTIAFGQFALQAQECGWITSRQIEASRRAMTRYVKRGGKIWIRIFPDKPVTMRAAETRMGSGKGNPEFWVAVIKPGRILFEMGGDEITPEIAKEAMRLAQYKLPVKTKFIQLDEQEKSAGAKAPAASEAITVES